A genomic stretch from Erigeron canadensis isolate Cc75 chromosome 9, C_canadensis_v1, whole genome shotgun sequence includes:
- the LOC122581588 gene encoding 3-oxoacyl-[acyl-carrier-protein] reductase FabG-like, which yields MSVEDNQLEPWIDLKGKVVMVTGASSGIGWEFCLDLANSGCHVIAAARRTDRLKSLCDQINNKNGDVLAVAVELDVSADGAVIESCVKKAWDAFGRIDALINNAGIRGPVRNPLNLSEEDWDRTFRTNVTGSWLVSKYVGQKMVASNHGGSIINISSTAGLNRGHLPGALAYATSKAALNTMTKVMALEFGRHKIRVNSISPGIFKSEITEELLQKKWFQNVVSKTMPLKELGTTDPALTSLVRYLIHGSSNYVTGNIFVVDSGYTLPGVPIYSSL from the exons ATGTCAGTTGAAGATAACCAGTTGGAGCCATGGATAGACTTAAAGGGCAAAGTGGTGATGGTGACAGGGGCATCATCAGGCATTGGGTGGGAATTCTGTTTAGATTTAGCCAATTCCGGTTGCCACGTCATCGCGGCCGCTCGTCGAACCGACCGACTTAAATCTCTCTGCGatcaaatcaacaacaaaaacgGCGACGTTTTGGCTGTGGCAGTTGAGCTTGATGTTAGTGCTGACGGAGCCGTAATTGAAAGTTGTGTCAAAAAAGCGTGGGATGCTTTTGGACGTATTGATGCTTTGATTAATAATGCTGGAATTAgag GTCCTGTAAGGAATCCATTGAATTTATCTGAAGAAGATTGGGATAGAACTTTTAGAACAAATGTAACAGGATCGTGGTTGGTGTCGAAGTATGTTGGCCAGAAAATGGTTGCTTCTAATCATGGAGGATCCATAATCAATATCTCGTCCACCGCTGGTCTTAATCGTGGTCATCTACCTGGAGCTCTTGCGTATGCTACTTCAAAGGCAGCCCTCAACACCATGACCAAG GTAATGGCGTTGGAATTTGGAAGACACAAAATAAGGGTAAATTCAATATCTCCTGGGATTTTCAAATCTGAGATTACAGAGGAACTTCTGCAAAAGAAATGGTTTCAAAATGTGGTTTCAAAGACAATGCCATTGAAGGAATTGGGTACTACTGACCCAGCCTTGACTTCTTTGGTCAGGTACCTAATTCATGGCTCTTCAAATTATGTGACAGGTAATATATTTGTAGTAGATTCGGGGTACACCTTACCAGGTGTACCGATCtattcatcactttga
- the LOC122582983 gene encoding 3-oxoacyl-[acyl-carrier-protein] reductase FabG-like, producing MEGSTKQVESCEMEPWQDLSGKIVMVTGASAGIGWEVCINLAKSGCRIIAAARRTERLKALCDVINNVAMSEDEANQSEAPRNGGVRAVAVELDVSSNGPTIEASVRKAWDAFGHIDVLINNAGIRGPLQNVVDLSEEDWDRTFRTNVTGSWLVSKYFCFQMRGFDQGGSIVNISSIAGLNRIHPHGAVAYVSSKSALDTMTKVMAMELGRYNIRVNSIAPGLFKSEITENLFKKKWIKNFASKTVPLRDFGTTDPAMTSLLRYLIHDSSRYLTGNIFIADGGHTLAGVPLYSSL from the exons ATGGAGGGTTCTACTAAACAGGTAGAAAGCTGTGAGATGGAACCATGGCAAGATCTAAGTGGCAAGATTGTTATGGTTACCGGCGCATCTGCTGGTATTGGCTGGGAAGTTTGTATCAACTTAGCCAAGTCTGGTTGTAGGATCATTGCTGCTGCTCGTCGAACTGAGCGCCTGAAGGCTTTATGCGATGTAATTAACAATGTGGCTATGTCCGAGGATGAGGCAAACCAAAGTGAGGCGCCTAGAAATGGTGGCGTTCGAGCAGTGGCAGTGGAGCTTGATGTAAGCTCCAATGGTCCCACCATTGAAGCATCCGTGCGTAAGGCTTGGGACGCTTTTGGGCATATCGATGTTTTAATCAACAATGCCGGTATCAGAG GTCCTTTACAAAATGTGGTAGATCTATCAGAAGAGGATTGGGATAGAACCTTTAGAACAAATGTAACAGGATCATGGTTGGTGTCGAAGTATTTTTGCTTTCAGATGCGTGGTTTTGATCAAGGAGGATCCATAGTCAACATCTCTTCGATTGCTGGCCTTAATCGTATTCATCCACATGGAGCCGTTGCTTATGTTTCTTCAAAATCAGCCCTTGACACCATGACTAAA gtgatgGCAATGGAACTTGGAAGATATAACATAAGGGTAAACTCAATTGCTCCCGGGTTATTCAAATCCGAGATAACAGAGAACCTCTTTAAGAAAAAATGGATCAAGAACTTTGCTTCAAAAACAGTTCCATTGAGAGATTTTGGCACAACCGACCCAGCCATGACGTCGTTGCTAAGGTACCTGATCCATGACTCATCAAGGTACCTGACCGGTAATATTTTCATTGCAGATGGAGGACATACCTTAGCTGGTGTGCCACTTTATTCGTCACTTTAA
- the LOC122582365 gene encoding 3-oxoacyl-[acyl-carrier-protein] reductase FabG-like: MAISTKHLEPWRDLSGKVIMVTGASAGIGWEICINLAKSGCRIVAAARRTERLKDLCDVINNLDMSEGEANQSEARSGVVRAVAVELDVSSDGPTIEASVRKAWDAFGHIDVLINNAGIRGPVQSALDLSEEDWDRTFRTNVTGSWLVSKYVGQKMTSNIQGGSIINISSIAGLNRVHPLGAAGYASSKSALDTLTKVMAMELGRHKIRVNSIAPGIFKSEITEKLFQKKWIKTVASKTVPLGYLGPIDPALTSLVRYLIHDSASYLTGNVFIADGGHSLAGVPLYSSL; encoded by the exons ATGGCGATTTCTACTAAACATTTGGAACCATGGCGAGACCTAAGTGGCAAGGTTATTATGGTTACTGGCGCATCTGCTGGTATTGGTTGGGAAATCTGTATCAACTTAGCCAAGTCTGGTTGTAGGATCGTTGCTGCTGCTCGTCGAACTGAACGCCtgaaggatttatgtgatgtaattaacaacttggatatgtcCGAGGGCGAGGCAAACCAAAGTGAGGCTAGAAGTGGTGTCGTTCGAGCTGTGGCAGTGGAGCTTGATGTGAGCTCCGATGGTCCCACCATTGAAGCTTCCGTGCGTAAGGCTTGGGACGCCTTTGGGCATATCGATGTTTTAATTAACAACGCTGGTATTAGAG GTCCTGTACAAAGCGCATTAGATTTATCAGAAGAAGATTGGGACAGAACATTCAGGACAAATGTAACAGGATCATGGTTGGTGTCAAAGTATGTTGGCCAGAAAATGACTTCAAATATTCAAGGAGGATCCATAATCAACATCTCTTCTATTGCCGGCCTTAACCGTGTTCATCCACTTGGTGCTGCTGGTTATGCTTCTTCCAAATCAGCCCTTGACACCCTGACAAAG GTGATGGCAATGGAACTTGGAAGACACAAAATAAGAGTTAACTCGATTGCTCCTGGGATATTCAAATCTGAGATAACGGAGAAACTCTTTCAGAAAAAATGGATCAAGACCGTGGCTTCAAAGACAGTTCCGTTGGGATATCTTGGCCCAATCGACCCAGCCTTGACGTCGTTAGTAAGGTACCTAATCCACGACTCAGCAAGCTACCTGACAGGTAATGTTTTCATTGCAGATGGAGGACATAGCTTAGCAGGCGTACCACTCTATTCGTCGCTTTGA
- the LOC122581427 gene encoding chloroplastic import inner membrane translocase subunit HP30-2-like, which translates to MWWKKKEVVLVVGNENPLKELDKKCKEYKIFLDQWVVKQSLPVEASIATVAGAVRGAALGISLTSVVDHVLPAFNLPPRPATSKTNIPGCPPSLVPYQPIISGSTLAQARNFAVLTSVNAGISCVLRRLRGKKDFETCMMAGFGSGVMSSLVSGMSGPSVIPVGIFFALLSGGAFKVKERALNEQAKDAAKYKRVRRMLSNLGLSQYEKNFKKARLDDDAFFSLTERSLEAAGIPSRSTLDILSELKHGDILYIFG; encoded by the exons ATGTGGTGGAAGAAGAAGGAAGTAGTCTTGGTGGTGGGTAATGAGAACCCACTCAAAGAGTTGGACAAAAAATGCAAAGAATACAAAATCTTCTTGGATCAATGGGTTGTCAAACAATCTCTACCAGTGGAGGCTTCTATAGCAACCGTCGCTGGTGCCGTCCGTGGGGCAGCCTTAGGCATCAGTTTGACGAGTGTTGTTGATCATGTCTTGCCGGCTTTCAATCTTCCTCCACGTCCAGCCACCTCAAAG ACTAATATACCAGGGTGTCCTCCCTCTTTGGTACCTTACCAACCTATTATCTCAGGAAGCACTTTAGCACAAGCTCGTAATTTTGCTGTTTTGACGAGTGTAAATGCAGGCATATCATGTGTCTTGAGAAGACTAAGAGGAAAGAAGGATTTTGAGACATG TATGATGGCAGGTTTTGGTTCTGGAGTCATGTCATCATTGGTTTCTGGCATGAGTGGTCCTAGTGTGATCCCTGTTGGTATTTTCTTTGCGCTCTTGAGCGGAGGAGCTTTTAAG GTAAAGGAGAGAGCTTTGAATGAACAAGCAAAAGATGCAGCAAAGTATAAGAGAGTCAGACGAATGCTATCTAACCTCGGTCTTAGTCAATACGAGAAGAACTTCAAGAAAGCCAGGTTAGATGACGACGCTTTTTTCTCCCTTACGGAAAG ATCCCTAGAAGCAGCTGGAATCCCTTCTAGATCAACACTGGATATCCTAAGCGAACTCAAACACGGtgacattttatatatatttggatgA